In Notolabrus celidotus isolate fNotCel1 chromosome 22, fNotCel1.pri, whole genome shotgun sequence, one genomic interval encodes:
- the tmed8 gene encoding protein TMED8 has product MERLEATSELQSRLSSLSFSSFPGITSNQCDNSPLDRLQNTDLSQCCDQSEKQAAMEETKEDSGPYTEGNDEAPAEPAPGEGGEENNSSGSCQLSAEMKAQLPPLKPPSTWTSAALKELKAKLRTEEDSVVTVYRGDIMTVHVPTVPEAKKVCWEFATDGYDIGFGVYFDWTPVTSRSITVHISESSDDEEEEEELEGPVGNGDIEKGSKSQSNSNLGEILPVYRQDSHLSVHGGSHDFPGEGTYLLKFDNSYSLWRNKTLYYRVYYSA; this is encoded by the exons ATGGAGAGATTAGAGGCTACATCAGAGCTTCAGTCACGGCTGTCATCCttatccttctcttcttttcccGGAATAACATCCAATCAGTGTGACAACAGCCCGCTGGACAG ACTCCAGAATACAGACCTTTCACAGTGctgtgaccaatcagaaaaaCAAGCTGCTATGGAGGAAACTAAGGAGGATTCAGGGCCATATACTGAG GGTAATGACGAGGCCCCTGCTGAGCCAGCCCCAGGGGAAGGAGGCGAGGAGAACAACAGCTCAGGGAGCTGTCAGCTCTCTGCTGAGATGAAAG CCCAGCTGCCTCCCCTGAAACCCCCATCAACATGGACATCTGCTGCTCTGAAGGAGCTGAAGGCAAAGCTTCGCACGGAGGAGGATAGCGTGGTGACAGTGTACCGAGGTGACATCATGACAGTGCACGTGCCCACTGTGCCCGAGGCCAAAAAAGTGTGCTGGGAGTTTGCTACAGATGGTTACGACATTGGCTTTGGTGTATATTTTGACTGGACCCCGGTCACGAGCCGGTCTATCACTGTGCACATCAGCGAGTCAAGTgacgatgaagaagaggaggaggagctggaag GGCCTGTCGGGAACGGAGACATTGAGAAGGGCTCCAAAAGTCAGTCCAACTCAAACTTGGGGGAAATTTTACCTGTGTATCGCCAGGACAGCCACCTGTCCGTCCACGGGGGGAGCCACGACTTTCCAGGTGAAGGCACGTACCTCCTGAAGTTTGACAACTCCTACTCATTGTGGCGAAACAAAACTCTTTACTACAGAGTTTATTACAGTGCCTGA
- the noxred1 gene encoding NADP-dependent oxidoreductase domain-containing protein 1: MTMMDVTAGLDSFSFEAGLTEEEKKFIYLRSRAAGLTFCGCAHAVFLCKLLQSLRATIKSHSTTTRDSPTSEEDRDLCVGIVGIGHLGKQLLRSLLEKSGIKPSNIRISSRRTESTAEFIQAGVGCFINIGRLAAWADILFLCCLPSHLPKVCADLRSHLSKHCLVYSFASAMPLTRLAHLLGHDFILKPQYVTGDAVGVWQSCTDMKTALKDPLLIEASCPLTMSSGISLGLNWVCAVLYSLLNICSSASLGSSDALCLINSILQETGAHMDELKSQTFICASYASSLLPEEPFPWISLTDAQTKDTPLQCCLSSNKPMQQSISAAYKHMLQN; the protein is encoded by the exons ATGACTATGATGGACGTGACAGCTGGTCTGGACAGTTTTTCTTTTGAGGCTGGACTGactgaagaagagaaaaagttcATTTATCTTCGTTCACGCGCCGCTGGACTGACATTTTGCGGGTGCGCGCACGCAGTCTTCCTGTGCAAACTCCTCCAGTCTCTGAG AGCTACCATCAAGAGTCACTCTACAACCACCAGAGACTCTCCAACatcagaagaagacagagatcTCTGCGTGGGGATAGTGGGGATAGGGCACCTGGGGAAACAGCTGCTCAGGTCCCTTCTTGAAAAGTCTGGCATCAAACCTTCAAACATTAGGATTTCCAGTAGAAGAACAGAATCAACAG CCGAGTTTATTCAGGCTGGAGTCGGGTGTTTCATCAACATTGGCAGACTGGCAGCGTGGGCAGACATATTGTTCCTCTGCTGTCTGCCTTCACATCTCCCCAAAGTCTGTGCTGATCTCCGCTCTCACCTGTCAAAACACTGCCTCGTGTACAGCTTCGCCTCAGCCATGCCTCTCACCAG ATTGGCACACCTTCTTGGACATGACTTCATTCTCAAACCACAATATGTGACCGGTGATGCTGTGGGTGTATGGCAGTCCTGCACTGATATGAAAACAGCTTTGAAGGATCCTTTGCTGATAGAGGCGTCTTGTCCTCTTACAATGAGCA GTGGGATTTCTCTGGGTCTGAACTGGGTGTGTGCAGTGCTGTATAGCCTGCTAAATATCTGCTCGTCTGCCAGTCTTGGATCCAGCGATGCTCTCTGTCTGATCAACAGCATCCTTCAAGAGACAGGAGCACACATGGACGAACTAAAGTCACAGACTTTCATCTGTGCATCGTATGCATCTTCTCTTCTTCCAGAGGA gCCCTTTCCCTGGATTTCTCTCACTGATGCCCAGACCAAGGACACCCCTCTGCAGTGCTGTCTATCTAGCAACAAACCTATGCAACAGAGCATCTCTGCAGCATACAAACATATGCTGCAAAATTAG